Proteins encoded in a region of the Streptomyces sp. PCS3-D2 genome:
- a CDS encoding fibronectin type III-like domain-contianing protein, with amino-acid sequence MGPSAELRLDQPVRALAGYRRITLAPGAAQRVTVDIDARTLSSWDPEKHGWVPGAGRRDVFVGRSSRELPLRSKAEPGSR; translated from the coding sequence GTGGGCCCCTCGGCGGAGCTCCGGCTCGACCAGCCGGTCCGCGCACTCGCCGGCTACCGGCGGATCACCCTGGCACCGGGCGCGGCGCAGCGCGTCACCGTCGACATCGACGCACGGACGCTGTCGTCGTGGGACCCCGAGAAGCACGGCTGGGTGCCGGGCGCCGGCCGCCGTGACGTGTTCGTGGGACGTTCCTCGCGGGAACTGCCTCTGAGGTCAAAGGCCGAACCGGGGAGCCGATAG
- a CDS encoding gamma carbonic anhydrase family protein → MTHQAAQALVAGVGGKNPDIDPTAFTAPTSVVVGEVTLAAGASIWYSAVLRADCGPIALGADSNVQDNCTLHVDPGFPVSIGERVSIGHNAVVHGCTVEDDCLIGMGATLLNGAVIGAGSLVAAQALVPQGMVVPPGSLVAGVPAKVRRRLTEEEREHIRGNALMYVELAKQHRASVTPGG, encoded by the coding sequence ATGACGCACCAGGCGGCCCAGGCACTCGTGGCGGGTGTCGGGGGGAAGAACCCGGACATCGACCCCACGGCCTTCACCGCGCCCACCTCGGTCGTGGTCGGGGAGGTCACCCTCGCCGCCGGCGCCAGCATCTGGTATTCGGCGGTGCTGCGCGCCGACTGCGGCCCGATCGCGCTGGGCGCCGACAGCAACGTGCAGGACAACTGCACGCTCCACGTGGACCCGGGCTTCCCCGTGTCGATCGGTGAGCGCGTCTCCATCGGCCACAACGCCGTCGTGCACGGCTGCACCGTCGAGGACGACTGCCTGATCGGGATGGGCGCCACCCTCCTGAACGGCGCGGTGATCGGCGCCGGTTCCCTGGTCGCCGCGCAGGCGCTGGTGCCGCAGGGCATGGTCGTCCCGCCCGGTTCGCTGGTCGCGGGCGTCCCCGCGAAGGTGCGCCGCCGGCTGACCGAGGAGGAGCGCGAGCACATCCGGGGCAATGCCCTGATGTACGTGGAGTTGGCCAAGCAGCACCGCGCCTCGGTCACTCCCGGGGGTTAG
- a CDS encoding type II toxin-antitoxin system VapB family antitoxin, which produces MAKVNISLDAELVVEVMVLAGVGSPQDAVEAVVRDYIARGHRTEARIQSQDEPRRTPDSLPPLPEG; this is translated from the coding sequence GTGGCCAAGGTCAACATCAGCCTCGACGCCGAACTCGTGGTGGAGGTGATGGTGCTCGCCGGGGTCGGCTCCCCGCAGGACGCGGTGGAGGCCGTCGTACGGGACTACATCGCGCGCGGACACCGCACCGAGGCGCGCATCCAGAGCCAGGACGAGCCCCGGCGCACCCCCGACAGCCTGCCGCCCCTGCCGGAGGGCTGA
- a CDS encoding XRE family transcriptional regulator produces MSDLEQLTQALARNLKRWRAERGFTLDSLAARSGVSRGMIIQIEQARTNPSVGTTVRLADALGVSISALLDHDRGPRVRIVPPEQVVRIWSSEAGSSTTMLIGTDQRGPMELWTWHLVPGEGTNSVPHPSGTVEMLHVTAGELTLVVGDEEFHVPAGAAAAFEANLPHAYRNEGSVPMEMTLAVSVPPVSAPVPAATAHAHGAATATATGHGES; encoded by the coding sequence GTGTCGGATCTCGAACAGCTCACCCAGGCGCTCGCCCGGAACCTCAAGAGGTGGCGCGCAGAGCGCGGCTTCACCCTGGACTCCCTGGCAGCCCGGTCCGGCGTGAGCCGCGGGATGATCATCCAGATCGAGCAGGCCCGCACGAATCCCAGCGTCGGCACGACCGTCAGGCTGGCCGACGCCCTGGGCGTCAGCATCTCCGCGCTCCTCGACCACGACCGCGGCCCCCGGGTGCGGATCGTCCCGCCGGAACAGGTGGTGCGGATCTGGTCGAGCGAGGCGGGCAGCTCGACGACCATGTTGATCGGCACGGACCAGCGCGGGCCCATGGAGCTGTGGACCTGGCACCTGGTGCCGGGGGAGGGCACGAACTCCGTCCCGCACCCCTCCGGCACCGTCGAGATGCTGCACGTCACGGCCGGTGAGCTGACCCTGGTCGTCGGCGACGAGGAGTTCCACGTCCCCGCCGGGGCCGCGGCGGCCTTCGAGGCCAACCTCCCGCACGCCTACCGCAACGAAGGTTCCGTGCCGATGGAGATGACCCTCGCGGTGTCGGTCCCGCCGGTGTCCGCCCCGGTGCCCGCGGCCACGGCGCACGCACACGGCGCCGCGACCGCGACCGCGACCGGGCACGGCGAAAGCTAG
- a CDS encoding acyltransferase — protein sequence MPKKQNTFSSVAALRRRLASRAVHAGWRWMQQAGAVTAQAPGRLRFGAIGEGTRLAFPQGTVFGERWIRLGAHCIIGEQVTLTAGMMPDLDLGAEPMLVLGDGVVIGRGSHVIADARITIESNTFCGPGVYITSTNHSYDDPHEPVGRQWPRSAPVQIGPGCWLGTGSVILPGARLGRNVVVAAGAVVRGEVPDHAVVAGAPARVVRRWQPETGWQPPLRTPAPVPIPDGMTPEQLRGLAELAEAER from the coding sequence GTGCCGAAGAAACAGAACACGTTCTCATCTGTGGCCGCCCTGCGCCGCAGACTGGCGAGCCGGGCTGTCCACGCCGGCTGGCGCTGGATGCAGCAGGCCGGTGCGGTGACCGCGCAGGCTCCCGGCCGGCTGCGGTTCGGTGCGATCGGCGAGGGCACCCGCCTCGCCTTTCCGCAGGGCACGGTCTTCGGCGAGCGGTGGATCAGGCTCGGCGCGCACTGCATCATCGGCGAGCAGGTCACCCTCACCGCCGGCATGATGCCGGATCTCGACCTGGGCGCGGAACCGATGCTGGTGCTCGGTGACGGGGTGGTCATCGGCCGCGGCAGCCACGTCATCGCGGACGCCCGCATCACCATCGAGTCGAACACCTTCTGCGGTCCCGGCGTCTACATCACGTCCACCAACCACAGCTACGACGACCCGCACGAGCCCGTCGGGCGGCAGTGGCCGCGCAGCGCACCGGTGCAGATCGGACCCGGCTGCTGGCTCGGTACCGGCTCGGTGATCCTGCCCGGCGCGCGACTGGGCCGCAATGTCGTGGTGGCCGCGGGTGCGGTCGTGCGGGGCGAGGTGCCCGACCACGCGGTGGTGGCCGGTGCGCCGGCCCGGGTCGTGCGGCGCTGGCAGCCGGAGACGGGCTGGCAGCCGCCGCTGCGGACACCCGCTCCGGTGCCGATCCCCGACGGCATGACCCCGGAACAGCTGCGCGGGCTGGCCGAGCTCGCCGAGGCCGAGCGGTAG
- a CDS encoding DedA family protein: MHIQEWLETIPAVSIYLLVGLVIGLESLGIPLPGEIILVSSALLASQHGDIDPVVLGLCAITGAIVGDSIGYAIGRRGGKPLLDRLGRRFPKHFGPQQVAVAERSFEKWGMWAVFFGRFVALLRIFAGPLAGVLHMPYWRFLVANVLGGILWAGGTTAVIYSVGIVAEPWLKRFSWLALGLAVAFGLVVTLVVRSRMKKAAESAGAAGAEIPAQPAARATVGE; the protein is encoded by the coding sequence GTGCACATCCAGGAATGGCTGGAGACGATTCCGGCGGTCAGCATCTATCTCCTGGTGGGTCTGGTCATCGGTCTGGAGAGCCTCGGCATTCCGCTGCCGGGGGAGATCATCCTGGTCAGCTCGGCACTGCTGGCCTCCCAGCACGGGGACATCGACCCCGTCGTACTGGGGCTCTGCGCGATCACCGGCGCGATCGTGGGCGACTCGATCGGCTACGCCATCGGACGCCGGGGCGGCAAACCGCTGCTGGATCGGCTCGGCCGGCGCTTCCCGAAGCACTTCGGCCCCCAGCAGGTGGCTGTGGCGGAACGCTCCTTCGAGAAGTGGGGCATGTGGGCCGTCTTCTTCGGCCGGTTCGTGGCACTGCTGCGGATCTTCGCCGGACCGCTGGCGGGTGTGCTGCACATGCCGTACTGGCGGTTCCTCGTCGCGAACGTCCTCGGCGGGATCCTCTGGGCGGGCGGAACCACCGCCGTCATCTACTCGGTCGGCATCGTCGCGGAGCCCTGGCTGAAGCGCTTCTCCTGGCTGGCCCTGGGCCTCGCCGTGGCGTTCGGGCTCGTCGTGACCCTGGTGGTGCGCAGCCGGATGAAGAAGGCGGCAGAGTCCGCCGGGGCGGCCGGCGCGGAGATCCCCGCACAGCCGGCGGCCCGCGCCACCGTCGGCGAGTGA
- a CDS encoding DUF4442 domain-containing protein, which yields MSADQMNVGELLAATVPMARTLNLEFLETTPERAVVRLPDQPDFHNHVGGPHAGAMFTLAESASGAIVLAAFGEQLSRAVPLAVKAEIGYKKLAKGVVTATATLGRPAAEVVAELDAGGRPEFPVTIAIQREDEAVTGEMTVVWTLRPNA from the coding sequence ATGAGCGCAGACCAGATGAACGTGGGCGAACTGCTCGCCGCGACCGTGCCGATGGCCCGGACCCTGAACCTCGAGTTCCTGGAGACCACCCCCGAGCGTGCGGTCGTCCGGCTTCCGGATCAGCCCGACTTCCACAACCACGTCGGCGGCCCGCACGCCGGTGCCATGTTCACCCTCGCCGAGTCCGCGAGCGGCGCCATCGTCCTGGCCGCCTTCGGCGAACAGCTCTCCCGGGCCGTGCCCCTCGCCGTGAAGGCCGAGATCGGCTACAAGAAGCTCGCCAAGGGCGTCGTCACCGCCACCGCGACCCTCGGCCGCCCGGCCGCCGAGGTCGTGGCCGAGCTCGACGCGGGCGGCCGCCCCGAGTTCCCGGTCACCATCGCCATCCAGCGCGAGGACGAGGCCGTGACCGGGGAGATGACCGTCGTCTGGACCCTGCGCCCGAACGCATAG
- a CDS encoding spermidine synthase — MPDVDRERAWLLTVDGAPQSYVDLNDPQHLEFEYVRRLGHVLDCAAEPGLPLDLLHLGGGALTLPRYAAATRAGSRQAVVEFDAGLVELVAEHLPLPEGSGITVHTADARAWLEAAPRGSADVVVADVFGGSRVPAQLTSLEYAREAARVLRPGGLYAANLADGAPFDFLRAQLATFGAAFAELALLAEPSVLRGRRFGNAVLLASDAPLDVVTLARRCASDAFPARVEHGAGLARFAGGAVPVPDADATPSPAPPEGAFSLG; from the coding sequence ATGCCGGACGTCGACCGGGAACGGGCCTGGCTGCTGACCGTCGACGGGGCCCCTCAGTCCTATGTGGACCTGAACGATCCGCAGCACCTGGAATTCGAGTACGTCCGCCGCCTCGGGCACGTCCTGGACTGCGCGGCGGAGCCCGGGCTCCCGCTGGACCTGCTGCACCTGGGTGGCGGGGCCCTCACCCTGCCCCGCTACGCCGCGGCCACCCGTGCCGGTTCCCGGCAGGCGGTGGTGGAGTTCGACGCCGGCCTGGTCGAGCTGGTGGCCGAGCACCTGCCGCTGCCGGAGGGGTCCGGGATCACCGTGCACACCGCCGACGCCCGGGCCTGGCTGGAGGCGGCGCCGCGGGGGAGTGCGGACGTGGTGGTGGCCGACGTGTTCGGCGGCTCGCGGGTACCGGCGCAGCTGACCTCGCTGGAGTACGCGCGGGAGGCCGCGCGGGTGCTGCGGCCCGGCGGGCTGTACGCGGCGAATCTGGCCGATGGGGCGCCCTTCGACTTCCTGCGGGCACAGTTGGCCACCTTCGGCGCCGCCTTCGCGGAGCTCGCCTTGCTCGCCGAACCGTCGGTGCTGAGGGGGCGGCGCTTCGGGAACGCCGTGCTGCTGGCCTCCGACGCCCCGCTGGACGTGGTGACGCTGGCCCGCCGGTGCGCGTCCGACGCCTTTCCCGCCCGCGTCGAACACGGTGCCGGCCTGGCCCGCTTCGCCGGGGGCGCGGTCCCCGTACCGGATGCGGACGCGACCCCCTCGCCGGCTCCGCCGGAGGGCGCCTTCAGCCTGGGGTGA
- a CDS encoding DMT family transporter: MTALFALATAVLWGLADFGGGLLTRKIPALTVVVVSQVVAVVVLGAVVLGTRAWHEAGPQLWFAVAAGVVGPVAMLSFYKALALGPMGVVSPLGSLGVVVPVAAGLLLGERPGPGQFAGIAVAVVGIVLAGGPELRGAPVQRQAVVLTLVAAFGFGAVMALIAQASTTVTGLFLALFVQRVTNVSVGGAALWAQTRRGVPALPEGTHPRILWGLLPALAFVGLADVAANGTYAVAAQNGPVTMAAVLSSLYPVITALAAFAVLRERLRTVQAAGAGLALAGTVLLAAG; encoded by the coding sequence ATGACCGCCCTCTTCGCCCTGGCCACAGCCGTGCTGTGGGGTCTCGCCGACTTCGGCGGCGGGCTGCTGACCCGCAAGATACCGGCGCTCACCGTGGTGGTCGTCTCGCAGGTCGTCGCCGTCGTCGTACTCGGTGCCGTGGTCCTCGGCACGAGGGCCTGGCACGAGGCCGGCCCCCAGCTGTGGTTCGCCGTCGCCGCGGGCGTGGTCGGCCCGGTCGCCATGCTCAGCTTCTACAAGGCCCTGGCCCTCGGCCCGATGGGCGTGGTCTCACCGCTCGGCTCCCTCGGCGTGGTCGTGCCCGTCGCCGCCGGGCTGCTCCTGGGCGAGCGGCCCGGACCCGGCCAGTTCGCCGGCATCGCCGTGGCCGTCGTCGGCATCGTCCTCGCGGGTGGTCCCGAGCTGCGCGGCGCCCCCGTCCAGCGGCAGGCCGTGGTCCTCACCCTGGTGGCGGCCTTCGGCTTCGGGGCGGTGATGGCCCTGATCGCCCAGGCCTCCACCACCGTCACGGGGCTCTTCCTCGCCCTGTTCGTCCAGCGGGTCACCAACGTCAGCGTCGGCGGCGCGGCCCTGTGGGCGCAGACCCGGCGCGGTGTCCCCGCCCTCCCCGAGGGAACGCACCCGCGGATCCTGTGGGGGCTGCTGCCCGCGCTCGCCTTCGTCGGCCTGGCAGACGTCGCGGCGAACGGCACGTACGCGGTCGCCGCCCAGAACGGCCCGGTCACCATGGCAGCCGTGCTCTCCTCCCTCTACCCGGTGATCACCGCGCTGGCCGCCTTCGCCGTCCTCAGGGAGCGGCTGCGCACCGTCCAGGCGGCGGGCGCCGGCCTGGCCCTCGCGGGAACGGTCCTGCTGGCCGCCGGCTGA
- a CDS encoding MFS transporter: MSSPPDAPHRTPAPRHSRGRPEWAGRNYTLLTGAAVVTNLGSHGALIASAFAVLEAGGSGGDVGLVAAARTLPLVLFLLVGGAVADRLPRHRVMVAANALNCLSQAVFALLVLTGDPQLWQMMLLTALCGTGTAFFNPAAEGMLLSTVSGEHANRAFALFRLAVNGAGIGGAALGGAMIAAMGPGWVLAVDAAAFAIAGALRAFLDVGHTPDRSPGGGLLADLREGWVEFRTRPWLWSIVLQFSVVVAVVGAAEAVYGPLVARDRLGGPAPWGLALALFGVGTIAGAVLMIAWKPRRLLLVGTLCVFPLALPSAGLAVPLPVWALCAVMFVSGAAIEVFGVNWMTTMHQEIPEEKFSRVSAYDWFGSVSMLPLATALAGPAESAFGRTEALWGCASLVVVVTALVLLVPDVRRMTRKPPVRPTGGPVAFEPAATPSAPVPAPFTTPFPSAAPSSSSSDITPG; this comes from the coding sequence GTGAGTTCTCCCCCCGACGCACCGCACCGTACCCCGGCGCCCCGCCACAGCCGCGGCCGACCGGAGTGGGCGGGCCGCAACTACACCCTGCTCACGGGCGCGGCGGTGGTCACGAACCTCGGCAGTCACGGGGCACTCATCGCCTCCGCCTTCGCCGTCCTGGAGGCCGGCGGCTCGGGTGGCGACGTGGGACTGGTCGCCGCCGCCCGCACGCTGCCGCTCGTCCTCTTCCTGCTCGTCGGGGGCGCCGTGGCCGACCGGCTGCCGCGCCACCGCGTGATGGTCGCCGCCAACGCCCTGAACTGCCTCTCGCAGGCCGTCTTCGCCCTGCTCGTCCTCACCGGTGACCCGCAGCTGTGGCAGATGATGCTGCTGACGGCGCTGTGCGGCACCGGTACGGCCTTCTTCAACCCGGCGGCCGAGGGCATGCTCCTCTCCACCGTCTCCGGCGAACACGCCAACCGCGCCTTCGCCCTCTTCCGCCTGGCCGTGAACGGCGCCGGCATCGGCGGAGCGGCCCTCGGCGGGGCCATGATTGCCGCGATGGGCCCGGGCTGGGTGCTGGCCGTGGATGCCGCCGCCTTCGCGATCGCCGGGGCCCTGCGCGCCTTCCTCGACGTCGGCCACACCCCCGACCGGTCACCCGGCGGCGGCCTGCTGGCCGACCTGAGGGAGGGCTGGGTGGAGTTCCGCACCCGGCCCTGGCTGTGGAGTATCGTGCTCCAGTTCTCCGTCGTCGTCGCCGTCGTCGGCGCGGCGGAGGCGGTCTACGGTCCGCTGGTCGCCCGGGACCGGCTGGGCGGGCCGGCTCCCTGGGGTCTGGCCCTGGCACTGTTCGGCGTCGGCACCATCGCCGGGGCCGTCCTGATGATCGCGTGGAAACCGCGGAGGCTGCTGCTGGTCGGCACACTGTGCGTGTTCCCGCTCGCGCTGCCGTCGGCCGGACTCGCGGTGCCGCTGCCGGTGTGGGCGCTGTGCGCGGTGATGTTCGTCAGCGGAGCCGCGATCGAGGTCTTCGGCGTGAACTGGATGACGACGATGCACCAGGAGATCCCGGAGGAGAAGTTCTCCCGGGTCTCCGCCTACGACTGGTTCGGCTCGGTGTCGATGCTCCCGCTGGCCACGGCCCTGGCCGGGCCCGCCGAATCCGCCTTCGGCCGCACCGAGGCGCTGTGGGGCTGCGCATCCCTGGTCGTCGTGGTCACCGCTCTGGTCCTGCTGGTCCCGGACGTGCGCCGGATGACGCGCAAGCCGCCCGTCCGCCCGACCGGGGGCCCCGTCGCCTTCGAGCCGGCCGCCACGCCGTCCGCGCCCGTCCCGGCCCCGTTCACGACACCGTTCCCGTCCGCGGCCCCGTCCTCGTCCTCGTCCGACATCACCCCAGGCTGA